From the genome of Spirosomataceae bacterium TFI 002, one region includes:
- a CDS encoding EamA domain-containing membrane protein RarD, whose amino-acid sequence MTKKTNWKFLGLGFIFIALWSSASVAAKLGLKSVQPFVLYQARFTLAAFIMLSLVYIIRKGKVPKKSEFKQLALFGFLNITCSLGLFVLAIQEVAAGIGALQVAINPLVITLMSALFLKSKVLWTQILGLFVALAGVAVAVYPLLETAHATPKGLVILALSILSYSSAAIYYSKVKWNLSTMTINAWQALFGALFLLPITFYFYEDVNTFDLNFAFSALWLGIPLSVIAVFLWLYLLKIDTIKASYFLFLSPVFGFIYAYFILNEPFTLYTAIGLVFVLIGIYLGQKKGRFIESTFSD is encoded by the coding sequence ATGACCAAAAAAACTAACTGGAAATTTTTAGGTCTAGGTTTTATATTCATTGCACTTTGGTCTTCGGCATCTGTAGCGGCAAAGCTCGGACTCAAAAGCGTACAACCTTTTGTACTCTATCAAGCAAGATTCACATTGGCTGCATTTATTATGCTGTCATTGGTTTACATCATTAGAAAAGGAAAAGTACCCAAGAAAAGTGAATTTAAACAGCTTGCACTATTTGGCTTTTTAAATATTACCTGCTCCCTTGGACTATTTGTATTGGCAATTCAGGAAGTGGCAGCTGGAATAGGGGCATTACAAGTAGCCATTAATCCACTAGTCATTACATTGATGTCGGCTTTATTCTTGAAATCAAAAGTACTTTGGACACAGATTCTTGGCTTATTCGTAGCACTTGCAGGAGTTGCAGTTGCAGTTTATCCATTGCTCGAAACCGCCCATGCTACCCCAAAAGGTCTTGTAATCTTGGCCCTTAGTATCCTCTCCTACTCGTCTGCAGCCATATATTACTCCAAAGTGAAGTGGAACCTCAGCACAATGACTATCAATGCTTGGCAGGCTCTTTTTGGGGCTTTGTTTTTATTGCCAATTACTTTTTATTTTTACGAGGACGTAAACACATTTGACCTCAACTTTGCCTTTTCTGCTTTATGGTTGGGCATCCCTTTATCTGTTATTGCAGTATTTTTATGGCTTTACTTATTGAAAATAGATACCATTAAAGCTTCCTATTTCTTATTCCTTAGCCCCGTTTTTGGATTTATATACGCCTATTTCATTCTAAATGAACCATTTACGCTATACACAGCGATAG
- a CDS encoding TatD DNase family protein translates to MIETHAHIYDGQFDEDRAEMLKRAFDAGIEQIWMPNCDVATIKPMLELEKNYPNQCLPMMGLHPCYVDENYEQKLNEIANQLASRPFFMIGEIGLDFYWDLAFVPQQEKAFIRQLELAKQYNLAICIHSRNSKNNDLNAIQRCCDLIEEFGWKELRGIFHCFSGNLNDAKRVIGLNFKLGIGGVATFKNGGLDKVLPYIDLEHIVLETDAPYLAPVPYRGKRNEVSYIELVADRLSLLMGKSKGEIISTTTQNAQTFL, encoded by the coding sequence ATGATTGAAACCCATGCCCATATCTATGATGGGCAATTTGATGAAGATAGAGCAGAAATGCTAAAAAGAGCTTTTGATGCAGGAATAGAGCAAATATGGATGCCGAATTGTGATGTAGCAACCATAAAACCGATGCTGGAGCTTGAAAAAAACTACCCTAATCAATGTTTACCTATGATGGGCTTGCACCCATGCTATGTTGATGAAAACTATGAACAAAAATTAAATGAGATTGCAAACCAATTAGCGTCTCGGCCATTTTTCATGATTGGTGAAATTGGGCTTGACTTTTATTGGGACTTGGCTTTTGTGCCTCAGCAAGAAAAGGCATTCATCCGACAACTTGAACTCGCAAAGCAATATAATCTAGCAATATGTATTCATTCTAGAAATAGTAAAAACAATGATCTAAATGCGATACAACGTTGCTGTGACCTTATTGAAGAATTTGGCTGGAAAGAATTGAGAGGTATTTTTCACTGCTTCTCGGGGAACTTAAATGATGCCAAAAGGGTAATCGGCTTAAATTTCAAATTAGGAATTGGTGGTGTTGCTACATTTAAAAATGGTGGCTTGGACAAAGTATTACCATACATCGATTTAGAGCATATAGTTTTGGAAACAGACGCTCCATATTTAGCACCTGTACCTTATCGAGGAAAAAGAAACGAAGTATCCTATATTGAACTTGTTGCAGACAGGCTGTCTCTACTTATGGGAAAATCGAAGGGTGAAATTATTAGTACCACCACCCAAAATGCTCAAACGTTCCTATAA
- a CDS encoding alanine racemase gives MPFFDYLPLADNKVLLTDSRYVTQASNSIFFAIKGVRHDGHVYIQDLIDKGVSEFIVEQHWATDHADSEIINAADFYVVNNATKALQLLASKQRSKFNFPIIGITGSNGKTIIKEWLNTLLEDDFSVAKSPRSYNSQIGVPLSVWQLNSKHEIGIFEAGISQPAEMQNLQDIIRPTIGIFSNIGSAHDEGFRSRKQKITEKLRLFRHSKFLIYRQDYKNLDQEIKIFLKAVNPQVELFAWSSEGVGVNNVEVQKENNFSNLKLYWQGEELNFQIPFTDDASIENAIHAIFAVFIVLKDTDHEPKSLIERRLPFLKPIAMRLELKEGINDCYLIDDTYNNDLGGLEMALNFMDQHHTTRGKLLILSDVLQTGLNGKELYKRIADLLHKHGIQELIGIGKVISKHKNLFEEGRFYESTEDFLKQSAHAALKSKLILIKGARHFSFEKIVNALQQKVHGTVFEINLDAITNNLNFYRSKIGGDTKIMVMVKASAYGSGSGELASLLQYHRVDYLGVAYTDEGVELRQNGIMLPIMVLNPQPETFQNLITHKIEPEIYSLRLLKAFIDFISKQQLTEPVKIHLKIDTGMHRLGFEKGDLKEALELINECPELKIASVFSHLVGADSSEHTEFSKNQISYLEDSKKLVLKSLSYVPLFHIANTAGILRFPEAKMDMVRLGIGIYGVESNGEEQKSLQLVGRLKTTISQIKQVKKEESVGYSRKGILTRDSKIATIGIGYADGYDRKLSNGKGKVLINKTLCPTVGNVCMDMTMIDVTEIDCKEGDEVIVFGENPSIFDLSEALDTIPYEILTSISERVKRVFYKE, from the coding sequence ATGCCATTTTTTGATTACTTACCTCTAGCAGACAACAAAGTACTTTTAACCGACAGTCGATATGTAACACAAGCCTCCAACTCTATTTTTTTTGCAATTAAAGGTGTTAGGCATGACGGTCACGTCTACATTCAAGACCTCATAGATAAAGGTGTTAGTGAATTCATAGTAGAGCAGCACTGGGCAACAGACCATGCAGATAGCGAAATTATAAATGCGGCTGATTTTTATGTGGTAAATAATGCGACAAAAGCTTTACAGTTATTGGCTTCTAAGCAAAGGAGTAAATTTAACTTTCCAATCATCGGAATCACGGGTAGCAATGGCAAAACAATAATAAAAGAATGGTTGAATACCTTATTAGAAGATGACTTTTCTGTGGCCAAAAGCCCTAGAAGTTATAATTCGCAGATAGGTGTCCCACTTTCTGTTTGGCAACTTAATTCAAAACATGAAATAGGGATTTTTGAAGCTGGAATTTCTCAACCAGCCGAAATGCAAAATTTACAAGATATCATTAGGCCGACAATTGGTATTTTTTCAAATATTGGATCTGCTCACGATGAAGGTTTTCGAAGTAGAAAGCAAAAGATTACAGAGAAGTTAAGGTTATTTAGACATTCAAAATTCCTTATTTATCGCCAGGACTATAAAAACCTCGATCAGGAAATCAAGATTTTCTTAAAAGCAGTGAACCCTCAAGTGGAGCTATTTGCTTGGTCAAGCGAAGGAGTGGGTGTGAACAATGTAGAAGTGCAAAAAGAAAATAACTTTTCTAACCTGAAACTGTATTGGCAGGGAGAAGAACTGAATTTTCAAATACCATTTACAGATGATGCATCAATCGAAAATGCGATTCATGCGATTTTTGCAGTTTTTATTGTTTTAAAAGATACTGATCATGAACCTAAGTCTTTGATAGAGAGAAGGCTGCCTTTTCTAAAGCCAATCGCAATGCGTCTTGAACTCAAGGAAGGTATCAATGATTGTTACCTCATAGATGATACTTACAATAACGACCTAGGAGGTTTAGAGATGGCTCTCAACTTCATGGATCAGCACCATACCACCAGAGGGAAATTGCTTATCCTAAGTGATGTTTTACAAACGGGACTTAATGGAAAAGAGCTTTACAAAAGAATTGCAGACTTACTTCACAAGCATGGAATTCAGGAACTTATAGGGATTGGAAAGGTAATTTCAAAGCATAAGAATCTTTTTGAAGAAGGTCGATTCTATGAATCGACGGAGGATTTTTTGAAACAGAGTGCTCATGCTGCACTAAAGTCGAAGCTAATTTTGATTAAAGGAGCGAGGCATTTTTCTTTCGAAAAAATTGTCAATGCTTTACAGCAAAAAGTACATGGGACAGTTTTTGAGATTAACCTAGACGCAATTACCAACAACCTTAATTTTTATAGGTCAAAAATAGGTGGAGATACCAAAATAATGGTGATGGTAAAAGCCTCTGCCTATGGTAGCGGAAGTGGTGAGTTGGCAAGTTTGCTACAATACCATAGGGTTGACTATTTGGGAGTTGCATATACTGATGAAGGCGTGGAGCTAAGGCAAAATGGAATAATGCTACCCATTATGGTGCTAAATCCACAACCAGAAACATTTCAGAACTTAATTACTCATAAAATAGAACCAGAGATATATAGTCTTAGGTTATTGAAAGCTTTTATTGATTTTATAAGTAAGCAACAATTAACTGAGCCGGTCAAAATTCACTTAAAAATTGACACGGGAATGCATAGACTTGGTTTTGAAAAAGGAGATTTAAAAGAAGCTTTAGAGTTAATAAATGAATGTCCTGAACTAAAAATAGCCTCTGTTTTTAGTCATTTGGTTGGGGCTGATAGTAGCGAACATACTGAGTTTTCAAAAAATCAAATTAGTTATTTAGAAGACAGTAAAAAGTTGGTTTTGAAATCACTTTCATATGTTCCATTATTTCATATCGCCAACACGGCAGGAATTTTACGTTTTCCAGAAGCCAAAATGGACATGGTACGACTTGGAATTGGGATTTATGGTGTGGAATCCAATGGCGAAGAACAAAAGAGCTTGCAATTGGTAGGTAGGTTGAAAACCACTATTTCTCAGATCAAACAAGTCAAAAAGGAAGAATCTGTGGGCTATAGTAGAAAAGGGATTTTGACTAGAGATAGCAAGATTGCCACTATTGGGATAGGTTATGCTGATGGTTACGATCGTAAGCTCAGCAATGGAAAAGGTAAAGTTTTGATCAATAAAACCTTGTGTCCAACTGTTGGCAACGTGTGTATGGATATGACAATGATTGATGTCACAGAAATTGATTGTAAAGAAGGTGACGAAGTGATTGTTTTTGGGGAGAACCCAAGTATTTTTGATCTATCCGAAGCACTGGACACTATTCCTTACGAAATATTGACAAGCATTAGTGAGCGTGTAAAACGCGTTTTTTATAAAGAATAA
- a CDS encoding Arylsulfatase A, whose translation MKRDWTIYSKVFLMLCSFTVFGQGEQNKKPNVLFILVDDLGKHDLSYEGSKFYETPNIDRLSKESTNFCNGYAACQVCSPSRAAIMTGKSPARLKITDWIGASTGEEWRRHGRADKLLPAPYSLNLPKEDVTIAEAFQKEGYSTFFAGKWHLGGEGSHPEDHGFQINVGGNHTGSPMGGYFSPYDNPQLENKEPTENLSIRLAKETASFIKSSQDKPFFAFLSFYAVHGPIQTTEEKWEKYRNKAHMNDIPEQGFALERNLPIRKYQDNPIYAGLVEQMDDAVGLVLEALKASGLDKNTIVVFTSDNGGVASGDSYSTSNFPLRGGKGYQWEGGIKEPYLIKVPWSQTPKEVKTPVIGMDFYPTLLDLCGLNQNGNQHMDGVSLKPLLEKGDISDRALFWHYPHYGNQGGEPSSIIRQGDWKLIHYWENGVDELYNLKEDPMEQNNVYGSFISRGKEMRSTLDDWLKNSDAELPSYDPEFSLEKKAVWQQKIVQSKWPSLEKERMNILQKGWKPNADWWKSQLTKD comes from the coding sequence ATGAAAAGAGATTGGACGATTTACAGTAAGGTATTTTTAATGCTGTGCTCATTCACAGTATTTGGACAAGGCGAGCAAAACAAGAAACCTAATGTGCTTTTTATCTTAGTAGACGATCTTGGGAAGCATGACTTGTCTTACGAAGGCAGTAAGTTTTACGAAACACCTAATATTGACCGCCTGTCGAAAGAGAGTACGAATTTTTGTAATGGATATGCGGCATGTCAAGTTTGTAGCCCATCTCGTGCTGCAATCATGACCGGTAAATCTCCGGCACGGTTAAAAATTACAGATTGGATTGGTGCGTCTACTGGAGAAGAGTGGAGAAGACATGGTCGTGCAGATAAATTGCTCCCAGCTCCATATAGTTTGAACCTTCCAAAAGAGGATGTTACTATCGCTGAGGCTTTCCAAAAAGAAGGTTACAGTACTTTCTTTGCCGGTAAATGGCACCTAGGTGGTGAAGGTTCTCATCCAGAGGATCACGGCTTTCAGATCAACGTTGGAGGTAACCATACTGGAAGTCCAATGGGAGGGTATTTTTCACCATACGATAACCCACAATTAGAAAATAAAGAGCCCACAGAAAATCTTTCTATTAGATTGGCAAAAGAGACGGCTTCATTTATCAAGAGTTCACAGGATAAACCATTTTTCGCTTTTCTTTCATTTTATGCCGTACATGGGCCAATCCAAACCACTGAAGAAAAGTGGGAGAAATATAGAAATAAAGCACACATGAACGACATTCCTGAGCAGGGTTTTGCGTTGGAAAGAAACTTGCCGATAAGGAAGTATCAAGACAATCCAATTTATGCAGGTCTTGTAGAACAAATGGACGATGCCGTTGGGTTAGTTTTGGAAGCTTTAAAAGCTTCAGGATTGGATAAAAACACAATTGTCGTGTTCACTTCTGACAATGGAGGGGTTGCATCAGGAGATTCTTATTCTACTAGTAATTTCCCGTTGCGTGGTGGTAAAGGTTACCAGTGGGAAGGTGGGATAAAAGAGCCATATCTCATCAAAGTACCTTGGTCACAAACCCCGAAAGAAGTAAAGACTCCAGTAATTGGAATGGATTTTTATCCTACTTTACTAGACTTGTGCGGTTTGAACCAAAACGGGAATCAACACATGGACGGTGTGAGTTTAAAGCCACTTTTAGAAAAAGGGGATATCTCTGATAGAGCTTTGTTTTGGCATTATCCTCATTACGGTAATCAGGGTGGAGAACCGTCGTCTATCATTCGTCAAGGTGATTGGAAATTGATTCATTATTGGGAGAATGGTGTGGATGAGTTATACAATTTGAAAGAAGATCCAATGGAGCAAAACAATGTTTACGGCTCATTTATCTCTAGAGGTAAGGAAATGAGAAGTACGCTCGACGATTGGCTTAAGAACTCAGATGCAGAATTACCTAGTTATGACCCTGAGTTTAGTTTGGAGAAAAAGGCTGTATGGCAGCAAAAGATTGTTCAAAGTAAATGGCCATCATTGGAAAAAGAAAGAATGAATATTCTTCAAAAAGGGTGGAAACCTAACGCTGATTGGTGGAAAAGCCAATTAACCAAGGATTAA
- a CDS encoding polyphosphate kinase 2, PA0141 family, with product MFSEEDLLNAERRSDLVRIAKEKGFSVKKPLRRAKYEKELRLLQAELVNLQKWVAKNKMRVAILFEGRDAAGKGGSIKRFVEHLNPRAMRVVALNKPTDLEKGQWYFRRYVKELPMPGEIVFYDRSWYNRAVVEPVMGFCTDEEYNRFMVQVPEFEHMLYEDGVKVIKFWFSISKSQQKKRFDARLQNPLKVWKFSPVDQKGQDLWDKYTYYKEQMFSKTHNSFSPWIIVKTNQKKVARLESMRYVLSKFEYDDKEKADTSLLPDPNVIIRYHRTSQQLDV from the coding sequence ATGTTTTCAGAAGAAGACCTATTAAATGCAGAAAGGAGAAGTGATTTAGTTCGCATTGCTAAGGAAAAAGGTTTTAGTGTAAAGAAACCACTGCGTAGGGCAAAATATGAGAAAGAGTTAAGGCTGCTTCAAGCAGAATTGGTCAATCTTCAGAAATGGGTGGCGAAAAACAAAATGCGTGTGGCTATTCTTTTCGAAGGTCGCGATGCAGCAGGGAAAGGAGGGTCTATCAAGCGATTTGTAGAACACCTCAATCCTCGTGCTATGCGAGTAGTTGCTCTTAACAAACCAACAGATTTGGAAAAAGGGCAATGGTATTTTCGCCGTTATGTGAAAGAGTTGCCTATGCCAGGTGAAATAGTTTTTTACGACCGAAGTTGGTATAACAGGGCAGTTGTAGAACCTGTAATGGGTTTTTGCACCGATGAGGAGTATAATCGCTTTATGGTTCAGGTGCCGGAGTTTGAGCACATGTTGTATGAAGACGGAGTGAAAGTGATCAAGTTCTGGTTTTCAATATCAAAGAGCCAACAGAAAAAACGTTTTGATGCTCGACTACAAAATCCTTTAAAAGTGTGGAAATTTAGCCCTGTTGATCAAAAAGGTCAGGACTTGTGGGATAAATACACATACTACAAAGAGCAGATGTTTTCAAAAACTCACAACTCTTTTAGTCCTTGGATTATCGTAAAAACAAACCAAAAGAAAGTAGCAAGACTGGAAAGTATGAGATACGTACTTTCAAAATTTGAATATGATGACAAAGAAAAGGCTGATACTTCGTTATTACCCGATCCCAATGTCATTATTAGATACCATAGAACTTCTCAACAGCTAGACGTATGA
- a CDS encoding polyphosphate kinase 2, PA0141 family, with protein sequence MIRNTQKINEADLAVLNSQIGQRFLFSNDKLDLDRTLRQTKYELELRELQADLVDLQKWVIDNKKKVVILFEGRDSAGKGGAIRRITAHINPRFYRIVALSKPSEDERGQWFFQRYVQHLPKEGEIVFFDRSWYNRAVVEPVNGFCTPEEYKIFMNEVNYFEKMLIDSGTHLIKFYFSITKLEQARRFKDIQKSPLKKWKMTAVDEAAQGLWDEYTKYKQRMFRKTNLQRSPWVILQANRKTKARIEAIKYILKTIPYKS encoded by the coding sequence ATGATCAGGAATACACAAAAAATAAATGAAGCAGATTTAGCTGTTTTAAATTCTCAAATTGGTCAGCGTTTCCTATTTTCGAACGATAAGCTTGATTTGGATAGAACCTTGAGACAAACCAAATATGAGCTTGAACTGAGAGAGTTACAGGCAGATTTGGTTGATCTACAGAAATGGGTCATCGATAATAAAAAGAAAGTGGTGATCCTTTTCGAAGGTAGAGATTCGGCTGGTAAAGGTGGTGCTATTAGAAGAATAACGGCACACATTAATCCTCGTTTTTATAGAATTGTTGCACTTTCTAAGCCATCGGAAGACGAACGTGGACAGTGGTTTTTTCAAAGGTATGTACAACATCTTCCTAAAGAAGGCGAAATCGTTTTTTTTGATAGAAGCTGGTATAATAGAGCCGTTGTAGAGCCTGTGAATGGATTTTGTACGCCAGAAGAATATAAAATCTTCATGAATGAAGTGAATTATTTTGAAAAGATGCTGATCGATTCTGGAACACATCTTATTAAATTCTACTTCTCCATTACTAAACTTGAGCAAGCGAGACGATTTAAAGACATTCAGAAAAGCCCCTTGAAAAAATGGAAAATGACTGCTGTGGATGAGGCCGCACAAGGTTTGTGGGACGAATACACCAAGTACAAACAACGAATGTTCCGGAAAACGAATCTTCAGCGTTCGCCATGGGTAATTCTTCAAGCCAATCGCAAAACAAAAGCGAGAATAGAAGCAATCAAGTATATTTTGAAAACAATTCCATATAAAAGCTAA
- a CDS encoding Cytochrome c: MKEKLLNRIVWYLGLIRILIIFTLFLASAAFVNFFFGEYFESPKQAEKIATTPVKVIDEEFSDPVLAPSDELMLAEPNKDQLLYGKELITNTSFYLGFNGKVMKNTNGQNCQNCHLKAGTQPFGNNFLGVTAMYPQIRKRSGKMTDIVGRVNGCLQRSLNGKPLDADNPEMAAMVAYITWLGKDSPKGIQPKGTKVYSIKLLDRAADPQNGEIVYREKCQSCHQQDGQGVLAENGRTYTYPPLWGKHSYNDGAGLYRMSKFAGFVRLNMPFGATYERPMLTDEEAWDIAAFVNSQERPVKEKANDWPNIADKPYDHPFGPFADPYPESQHKYGPFKPIKDFYKN; encoded by the coding sequence TTGAAAGAAAAACTACTAAATAGAATTGTCTGGTACTTAGGACTTATTCGAATTCTTATAATTTTTACATTGTTTCTGGCCTCGGCGGCTTTTGTAAACTTTTTCTTTGGTGAATATTTTGAATCCCCAAAACAAGCGGAGAAAATTGCAACAACACCAGTTAAGGTTATAGATGAAGAGTTTTCTGACCCCGTTCTAGCACCTTCGGATGAGTTGATGCTTGCTGAACCAAATAAAGATCAACTTTTATACGGAAAAGAGTTGATCACTAATACTTCTTTTTACCTTGGATTTAATGGTAAGGTGATGAAGAATACGAATGGTCAGAATTGCCAAAACTGTCACTTAAAAGCTGGAACACAACCTTTTGGCAATAATTTCCTTGGAGTTACTGCTATGTATCCGCAGATAAGGAAGCGGTCAGGCAAAATGACAGATATAGTTGGGAGAGTAAATGGATGTTTACAAAGAAGTCTAAATGGCAAGCCACTTGATGCCGATAATCCTGAAATGGCCGCTATGGTGGCATACATCACATGGCTTGGTAAAGACTCACCTAAGGGAATTCAACCCAAAGGAACAAAGGTATATTCAATAAAACTTCTTGATCGAGCTGCCGACCCTCAAAATGGAGAAATCGTTTATCGAGAGAAATGTCAATCATGTCATCAACAAGATGGTCAAGGTGTGTTGGCAGAAAATGGGAGGACTTATACTTACCCACCCTTGTGGGGGAAGCACTCTTATAATGATGGAGCAGGCTTGTACAGAATGTCAAAGTTTGCCGGATTTGTACGACTGAATATGCCTTTTGGAGCCACTTATGAGCGACCAATGCTCACGGATGAGGAAGCTTGGGATATTGCTGCCTTTGTAAATTCACAAGAAAGACCTGTAAAGGAGAAAGCAAACGATTGGCCTAATATTGCCGATAAGCCTTATGATCATCCTTTCGGCCCTTTCGCAGATCCATATCCCGAATCTCAACATAAATATGGGCCATTTAAGCCAATTAAAGATTTTTATAAAAATTAA
- a CDS encoding 2',3'-cyclic-nucleotide 2'-phosphodiesterase/5'-or 3'-nucleotidase, 5'-nucleotidase family has product MGANNRRDFLKSSVLAGVGGALSSFDSKSPEIKGTDKVKSGVITLLQSTDVHCQIHPHDELYWENDQLTFRKTGGYAHLATLINKIRAENEHTITIDTGDMFQGSELSDKTQGDALLPILNEINYDLYAPGNWEVIYYKSKMQKLLGGLNAPKICANMFHDLGDGKRGELIFQPYHIVTKLGVKIGFLGYTDHLVPKRQPPALSKGITYSKPDENLKYYVEVLKEQEQCDLVIILSHLGLSQQLALANNEDCKGVDYIFGGDTHERIRKPIQCKYAKVVEPGAFGSFLGRLDVKVKDGKIIGETYELIEVDPLKYVADPTITSIIKKTEQPYLDSINTVLGYSTLPLYRNFVIENTMDTLVIQALKWKTGVDIALSNGFRFCPPRTQNKDGLVPITQGYLFDMLPVNSPVRIGNIKGDEIKPWLERELENVFAKDASRRFGGWIVKFQGMTLQFKAFEPIGEKVVDVKIGGKEIDPEKYYSICACEREGDPDDVICRLKKVKNTYSEKYTLHDAVKDYLAVHSPVTPTPQGNIKILDGDQRLLSQVWGVDYAFR; this is encoded by the coding sequence ATGGGAGCAAATAATAGACGTGATTTTTTAAAATCCAGTGTATTGGCTGGAGTAGGCGGAGCATTGTCATCTTTTGATTCTAAATCACCAGAAATCAAAGGTACAGACAAAGTTAAAAGTGGCGTAATTACACTACTCCAAAGCACAGATGTTCATTGCCAAATCCATCCCCATGATGAATTGTATTGGGAAAATGATCAGCTAACTTTTAGGAAAACTGGTGGGTATGCCCACTTGGCTACCTTGATCAACAAAATTCGAGCTGAAAACGAGCATACAATTACCATAGATACTGGTGATATGTTTCAAGGAAGTGAACTTTCTGATAAAACTCAGGGAGATGCACTTCTACCCATTCTAAACGAAATAAACTACGACCTATATGCTCCAGGAAATTGGGAAGTGATCTATTACAAAAGCAAAATGCAAAAGCTTTTGGGTGGACTTAATGCCCCAAAGATTTGTGCCAATATGTTTCATGATTTGGGTGATGGAAAACGTGGTGAACTGATTTTTCAACCATATCATATTGTAACTAAGCTTGGGGTGAAAATTGGATTTCTTGGTTATACAGATCATCTCGTGCCGAAAAGGCAACCTCCGGCATTGAGTAAAGGTATTACCTACAGTAAACCGGACGAAAACTTGAAATATTATGTGGAAGTACTCAAGGAGCAAGAGCAATGTGATCTGGTGATCATATTGTCACACTTAGGGCTTTCACAGCAATTGGCATTGGCCAATAACGAAGACTGCAAGGGTGTAGATTATATTTTTGGCGGAGATACTCACGAGCGAATCCGTAAGCCAATTCAGTGTAAGTATGCAAAGGTTGTGGAGCCTGGAGCTTTTGGGTCTTTTCTAGGGAGATTGGATGTAAAAGTAAAAGATGGAAAAATTATTGGCGAAACTTATGAGTTGATAGAGGTAGACCCGCTGAAATACGTGGCTGATCCTACCATAACTAGTATCATAAAGAAAACAGAACAACCTTACCTTGACAGTATCAATACAGTTTTAGGTTACTCCACTTTACCACTATATCGCAATTTCGTGATTGAGAATACGATGGATACGCTCGTGATTCAGGCATTAAAATGGAAAACGGGAGTAGATATAGCTTTGTCGAATGGTTTTCGTTTTTGCCCTCCAAGAACCCAAAATAAAGATGGATTGGTACCAATAACGCAAGGCTACTTGTTTGATATGTTGCCAGTTAATTCTCCGGTAAGGATTGGTAACATTAAAGGTGACGAAATCAAACCTTGGTTAGAAAGAGAACTAGAAAATGTATTTGCCAAAGATGCTTCGCGTCGTTTTGGAGGTTGGATTGTGAAATTCCAAGGAATGACTTTGCAGTTTAAAGCTTTCGAACCGATTGGTGAAAAAGTAGTTGATGTAAAAATTGGAGGTAAAGAAATTGATCCTGAAAAGTACTACTCTATCTGTGCTTGTGAACGAGAAGGAGATCCAGACGACGTGATTTGCAGACTTAAAAAGGTTAAAAACACATATTCTGAAAAATATACGCTTCATGATGCAGTAAAAGATTATTTGGCTGTTCATTCGCCAGTAACGCCTACTCCTCAGGGGAATATCAAGATTTTGGATGGAGATCAAAGGCTTCTTTCGCAGGTTTGGGGAGTAGATTATGCTTTCCGTTGA
- a CDS encoding 1-Cys peroxiredoxin has translation MTEELNISMPRIGDFAPDFEAVTTKGKIRFTDYAKDKWVLMFSHPADFTPVCTTEMSGFALRKSEFDELNTELLGLSIDSVHSHLAWVMNVKEKTGVYFDFPIIADIDMKVSKLYGMLQPNESQTAAVRAVFFIDPSKKIRLIMYYPLNVGRNMDEILRVLDALQISDKHKVAMPLDWKRGDKVIVPPPKTLGDIEGRVDDASCERVDFYLAKKHIELG, from the coding sequence ATGACTGAAGAATTAAATATAAGCATGCCAAGAATAGGAGATTTTGCTCCGGATTTTGAAGCGGTAACAACAAAAGGGAAAATTAGATTTACAGATTATGCAAAGGATAAATGGGTTTTAATGTTTTCTCACCCTGCTGACTTTACTCCTGTTTGTACAACAGAAATGAGCGGATTTGCACTTCGTAAGTCTGAGTTTGATGAACTTAATACTGAATTGCTAGGGCTAAGTATCGATAGCGTCCACTCTCATTTAGCTTGGGTGATGAATGTTAAGGAAAAAACAGGTGTTTATTTCGACTTCCCAATCATCGCAGATATTGATATGAAAGTATCTAAGCTCTACGGAATGTTGCAACCAAATGAAAGTCAAACTGCAGCGGTAAGGGCAGTGTTTTTTATAGACCCTTCGAAAAAAATAAGGTTGATCATGTACTATCCACTCAATGTGGGAAGAAACATGGATGAAATCCTTAGAGTTTTAGACGCTTTGCAAATATCTGATAAGCATAAAGTTGCAATGCCACTAGATTGGAAAAGAGGAGATAAAGTGATTGTACCTCCACCTAAAACATTGGGTGATATAGAAGGAAGAGTTGATGATGCCTCTTGCGAAAGAGTTGATTTTTACTTGGCAAAGAAACATATTGAGTTGGGCTAA